The window TATTTGTTTCATCAACCATTTTCAGTAATTCGGACCAGCCTGAAACCGGAACAAAAGATTTTTTATACACTTTCTGTGCCGAGATTCTGAGTATATTACCGGTAATAGAAGCGGTGGATGCAAACGAACCATATTCATTGTCCATCCTGAAATTAAGATTTTCTATCCCCTGCACCTCATACTCCTTCGGAATCTCTACCTGTATTTCATACATATAAGTACGCGGAGTAGACATAATGGCATTTACCGAACGGTTGCGTTCCTGTTCTGTCGGTGCCCATTGGACTCCTATCAGTTTTCCTGCATCAAGCATAAAGTTGTTTCCTGCTTTCTTTACCAATCCCTCTACACTGTATTTTACGGTGTATTGAAAGTCTGGATTTGCGGGTGTTATGCCTATGGTATCCATTGAAAAACTGAGTACATCTTTGGGTACAAAATCATGATAGAGACTAATTTCTTGTTTGATGTTGTCTTTCTGCTCTTTCCGCATTTTGTCGAAATAGGCTTTGTATTCGTCAATGTATTTACGTGAATTCTTATCTTCTTCCATTTCCTCTAATAATGTCTTGTTTATCTGCAGATACTTGCGCATTACAGCATTCCAGTCTTCATCAAGAACCAACAAACGCTGAAAATCGCTTTTCAGATCGCCGGTGTATTTGTTTTCACGGTTTACTACTAGTTCAAGCGGATTACTTTGTGAGAAAGCAACCTGCATTTTTACGGTGTTCTTGTTTTGGTCAGCCGTGGTTTGCGGTATGATATACTCGCTGCTATCTCCTGTAATGCCAACCGGCTTGTTTCTGGTATAACCAGTAACAGCAATGGTTGAGGCTTTTTCTCCCTGGAGGCCAGCCGGGATCTCGGTCGCCGCACCAAAACCTTTGGTGAAGAAGAATAGTTGTTTATTGTCATTGGCAGTAGCGATACAGTGCAGATCCTCTGTATCGGTGACCTCATTCATTCGGGCGCCGTTCTTACTGGTTACAAATCCCAGTTTACATTCTATCTGATTCTCTTTCAGCAGTTGCTCCAGCCGGATCATAAACTGTGAAGGCGGAAAGTAATTTATATTGTCTGGCCAGTATAACCGAAGTGCATCATAAATGTATATAGCCAGTGCTCCCTTAGTTGCGTCCGGAGACTGTTGTTTATAGTTCTGTATAGCTGTTGCCACCTTTTTATTGATGTTTTTCAATCCGAACATCTGAGATTTCTGAGTGGCCAATATACATTTTGTGTCGTTTAATATGTCTTCGTACGGAATGTTGCTGTAAACTCCGCTTTTACGTGCACTCGCCGGCTTGTAAATCAGGTTTGAGGTATTGTTCAGTACCTGCATCCGGATCATGGGGAGATCACGCAAAGCTGATAACCATCGTGTGTTTTCAAGATTGTCAATCTTAAGAATATCCTGCTTTTCCACATCAAGGATGGTGGTTTTATCGTCTGTGACGGAGGTTTTCATCTCCGGAGCTCCGTTGATGGAGCGATATTCCACGGTTAGCTTGTTTCCGAATTCGCAATGAACGGAATAGGAGAGGGTAGGGTATTCGGAAAAGAAAGCAAAAACCAGCGAAGGTACATTCTCACTTTCCAGATCCTTTTCTTTATGGATGAAGTAATCAAGAATATCGCCTATCTGCAGATCGGGAATAGCCAGCTTCTTATAGGCTTCCTTGTTGCTCTTTCCTTCCGTAACGCTCACAGCCTCATTGGCTACGTCGACCTCCCGGATGGTGCCGTCCGGTTTTATTATCCGGGCTCCAATCAACGTCCTGAATTTATTGAAACCATAAAATCCCCTTGTTTCCAATTCTTTCCTGAAAGAGACCTCAGAAAATTCTTTCAGGGCTGCCTTGTCATTTATCTTAACCAGGAATCGCTCGGTGTCTGTGTAATACATACTGGGGCTGAAGCCACCACTTTGCAGGAAGCTTGCTAATTTATTCTGCCTTTTAGCCTCAACTTGTTTGTATCTGGCTATGATAACAGCTGATTCATTCCTGTACTTGTCAGGAACGGTATAGTTCCTGAATTGGGGCAGATCCCATCCCCAGACTTCTGCTCTCACTTGTTTGTCATGTTCGGTGTCATCGGCAGCATGAAGCATATCCGGAAATATAAACAGGGCCAGAATCAGCCAAAGAATGCAGGAAAATTGTTTCATTGTATGATAGTTATAGTTTTTTTAAAGTAATTTGTTCCATATAAACTTTTCTGATAGCAGATATCTGGTCATTCCACTCTTTAAAATGACTCTTTTTTATCCATGGATCGAACAAGGTTATCTCTTTCCGATAGATAATCTTATTATCCTTCTGAGTATACGAAACGGTAAAAAGAAGGTTACTATTCTTAAATGTCTGACCGGAAGGAAGTCCGGTAACCTTATATCCCTGAGGAATCTGAATCGTGAACTGCCTTACCGTGCGATCTTTAAACGGGAAGAGGTAGTCATTTTCTCGTTTGGTGGTATCGATAGTTATTTCCGCATAATCTTTTATGGCATCCGGATCAATGTATAGCTCATCCTGAAAGGCTTGTATGGCCGATTTGCGCTCCACCTGATAACTAATGGAGAGGCAGTCCGACTGGGACTCCGTTCCGGAAAGGAGAATATCCGTGGCTTTGTCCTGCACTTTCCCTTTCTCAAGAAACTGCCTGATAACATTGGCCTGTCTGTCCTTCTCCGTAGCATGAATCTGCAATAAAGTCAACTGTTTTGATTCCCCGTAAAAGGAGTTTACGGCCTTGCCACTCAGTGCACCGGCGGTAACTGTATATTCGCACGAAAGGCTGTCTGTGTTTTGTGCAGGAGAAACGGTAGGAGTGTTCTCTATCAGATAGTTGTCCCCGTCTTCGATCATGGCTTTTCTTCCTTGTATCGACTGTGGATACTGACCTAATGGCATATACTTTACGGTTGGATCAAGGAAATAGAGCTTATTGTTCCACTTCAAAGCACATATCATGTGATTTGAGTTTGGTAATGGGACTGTGAAGTCGAAATCAATCTGATTTGTGGCTATCCAGACAAGTCGTGCATCGAAACCGGCTGTTACGAGCAGCGATTTCAGTAAATTGGCCATTCCTTTGCAGTCACCATATTTTTTCTGAAGCACATTCTGTGCGTCATCCGGTTTGAATCCCATGATTCCATACTCGTTGGCAATGTAGCGGATATTATCTTGTACCCATGCATAGATCGCTTTGATCTTGCTTTCCGGAGTACTACAATCTTTGACTATTTCCTGCAATTTATTACGGATAATTGTTGAATCACTGTTGTCTTGAAGGGTAGCGCCGTGATTCCATTGATAAAGAGTGCTTAGATTGTCAAAAATGGATTGCCTGGATTTACCGGTGGTTGCTGTTTTGGAAACAATTATCAGATGTGGGTAGATATAGGAAAATCCCGGCCTGTAAGGTTCCTGTTTTTCTGCCTTTTGATTCTCAATGTGATAGATGTAGGTATGTGTCTTTTCCTTTTCGTCAGTTATAACCTCTTTCTTAACATTTGTGCCAAAATTCTTCTCATAAATATCAATGTCCATCCAATAGGGAACAACCAGTTTCACGGTTTTGTTTTTCACAAACAGTGGCTCAGAGAGATAGGTTCCTGAGAAATAGTGCGGATCGTGAAAAATCTTTTTAAAAGAGACTTCCGCGTTTCTGTTTTTCAGCGTAAAGGGTAAATTCAGCGTGCAGATTTTAGTGTCGTTATAAAACAGTCCTTCTTCCTGATACATGCTGTACTCAGGTTTTACCCCTTTCAATCCCTTAATCCGGACGTTTTCTACTTCTGAGGAATTATCGTAGAACTTAGCTAAAACTATCTTTTCCGATATTCTGGTACATTCGTATGCAGCTGATGATTTTTCCTCAATAAACGGTTCTTTGTTGTCATTGAGTTTAAAGGTGAATACATCCTCCATGCTGGTGATAATTACATTATCATCTTCTGTCTGTGCAAAGATGGAAGTGCAGCAAAAGCAAAGGAAAAAGCAAATGATGAATCGTGTTCGTTTATTCATAAGTCTACTTGCCGGTCATTAATATTGAAGTTTCTGAATTCTTGTGTTTGTTATATAATGGGGCAAATGTATAAAATAATTCTGGTTTTATACCATGAAAAATGTAAAATATCTGTTTGTGTGTTTTACTACTTTGTCCAGCTTACCTGGTTCCATTTAATAATATGTTACCCCTATTTGCTCTTTACAGGCATTCGCTCCCAGAGCCACAGCGGAATCATTCTCCAGAAAAACACTAGAATAGCATATCGGTTATCAATCATTGCAATGCGCTTTTTCTTTTTCAGAGCATGGATAATCCGTTCTGCAACATGATCGGGTTTCATAAGCAGGGGGTAATTGCCGTCTTTCAGAAGATCTGTCTGAACAAATCCGGGACGGATATCAGTAAAGGTAATATTCAGTTTCTCCATGTGGGAGAGCTGTGCCAGCGCATTGATGTAAGAGTTCTGAAAACGTTTGGTGGCTGAGTAGGCCGGGGCAGCACCCAGCCCTTTTGTCCCGGCAATGGAACTGATCACTGCCAGATGGCCTCCTCCCTTTTCCCTGAAGTAGTTAAAGGCAGCTGTAACCATTCGGATAAATCCACCCACATTGGTCTTTGCCGTGTTGATCTCAATATCGGCTTTCAATGCAATATTCTGGCTACCCACACCAGAACTGAGCAGAAACAGATCCATCCCACCCAGTTTATCGATGAGCAGTTGTAACTTCTCAGGCGCATCTTCTTTTGTCACATCCAACTCCTGTATCTCAACCAGACCGGGTGCAGTGGACCGAAACTTCTCCAATGCTTCTTTTCGTCTGCCGGCTACGCCCACATGCCATCCCAGTTTCAGATAACCTTTTGCAACTTCGTATCCAATGCCGGAAGTAGCTCCTATAATGATTACTTTTTTCATCTTATTTGTTTTAGAAAAAACAAATATAACTTATTTATTTTTATTATATGAAATATTCATATAATTTGTAACAAGGATTCTCTATCTCAATAAATTCAGATAACATTGTTTTATTTACAATTAATTATCCGGTTTTTTTTGTATTTTGCACAATGCTTTTGTGATTAATAATGCACTCATTTCAAATGAATTATAAATAATCGTTAAAGATTAATGGCATGATTGGAGCAATTGCGGGAGATATTGTTGGTTCTCTCGCCTAAGGTTTGTAGCTTCTCTGTTTGAAAATAATAGTCCATAATATAAAAATTAGTAAGAATATATGAATATAAAAATAGCCTGTATCCTGTTAATCAGTGCCTTACTGCCTATTGCAGTGCAAGCACAGCCTCTAAGAGATAGCACCCAGATAAAAAAAAGCTATACGGTGGACGAAGTTGTTGTGACTGGTACGCGGAATGAAACAGATATACGCCATTTACCAATGAGTATATCCGTGGTCAACCGGCAACAGATTGACCAACGTTATGAACAATCTTTACTCCCTTTATTGACAGAACAAGTACCGGGACTTTTCACCACCGGACGTGGTATTATGGGATACGGCGTATCAACAGGTGCTGCAGGTGGTATGAGTTTACGAGGGGTGGGTGGTAGTCCTACTACTGAGTTGTTAGTGCTTATCGATGGGCATCCGCAATACATGGGATTGATGGGACACCCATTAGCCGATGCTTACCAGTCTATGCTGGTCGAACGTGTGGAAGTGGTACGCGGTCCTGCGTCGGTTTTATATGGTTCGAATGCGATGGGAGGCGTTATTAACATCGTAACACGTAAGTTAGAGGAAGATGGCATAAAGAACGATGTGAGATTGAGCTATGGTTCATACAATACACTGACAACCGAAGTTTCCAACCGCATCCGCAAAGGACGTTTCAGCAGTGTTGTGACGGCTTCTTACAATCGGACAGACGGACATCGGGAAAACATGGACTTCGATCAATATGGCGGTTATCTGAAATTAGGATACGAGTTCAGCCATGCATGGAACATCTTTGCCGATGCTAATCTTACGCATTTCAATGCATCCAATCCGGGAATGGTGACAGCTCCTGTTTTAGACAATGATTCACGCATTACCCGGGGAATGGCCTCCTTCTCAATTGAAAATAATTACAGTCACACTTCGGGTGCTTTGAAGTTCTTTTATAATTGGGGACGGCACAAAATCAATGACGGCTATTCTGCAGGACAAGATCCGCTCGACTATCGGTTTAATTCCAAAGACCGGATGTTGGGCATCACGTGGTATCAAAGTGCCACTCTCTTCACAGGCAACCGAATTACATTCGGGGTAGATTATCAACATCTCGGTGGGGAGGCATGGAATCAGTTTACGGACAGTCGCACAGAAATTGCAGATAAAACAGAAAACGAGATAGCCGGTTATCTGGATTTCCGGCAGGCACTCGGCACACTCTTTACGCTGGACATTGGCCAGCGTGTGGATCATCACTCACAAACCGGAACGGAATGGATACCTCAGGCGGGATTGTCTATGCACCTGCCCCGGACAGCCGAACTGAAAGCAATGGTAAGCAAAGGTTTCCGCAATCCCACTATTCGCGAACTTTATATGTTCCGTCCGCAAAACCCTGATTTGAAGCCAGAAAGGATGATAAACTATGAAATATCCTTTTCTCAGAGCCTGATGAACAAAGCCCTTTCGTATGGTCTGAACCTTTATTATATCAACGGTGACAATATGATTCAGACAGTGCCTGTTAATGGCAGGCCTATGAACATCAATACGGGGAAAATAGAAAACCGGGGTGTGGAAACAAATGTCAGTTACCGGATGAATCCTTCGTGGATGTTTACCGCCAATTATAGTTGGCTGAGAATGAAATATCCCGTTGTGGCAGCTCCCGAACATAAGTTATATGCCGGCGCTGATTATTCAAAGGGAAAATGGAATGTATCAACCGGTGTGCAATATATCTGCGGACTTTATACCTCTATCAATCCTGAAACGAAAGAAAATTTTGTGTTGTGGAATTTGAGGGGCAGCTATCGTTTGTGCCGTTTAGCTCATCTGTTTGTACGTGGAGAGAATTTATTAGCGCAATGTTATGAAATAAATGCCGGTTATCCCATGCCGGGAGCTACAATAATGGGTGGCATTAATTTAAACTTTTAATATAAATGAATATGGAAGCAACAACTATTAAACTTTATTCGCTGAATTACAGTAATGTGAAAACCTATCTGGCAGCATCTCTTTTTGTTATTGGCAACATGGCTTTGCCACAACTTTGCCATTTAGTACCGCAAGGTGGTATTACCTTATTGCCTATTTATTTCTTTACGCTTATTGGTGCGTATAAGTACGGCTGGAAAGTAGGATTACTGACTGGAATTCTTTCACCGTTGCTGAATTCTATGCTTTTCGGAATGCCTCTGCCAGCTGCATTGCCAGCTATTCTTTTTAAGTCGGCATTGCTTGCAACCGCAGCCGGATTTGCTGCCGGATATTATAAACGAATTTCCGTACCCATTTTGATTATGGTAGTTCTTTTCTATCAGATAGCAGGAACATTAATAGAATGGCTGATGGTCAGAGATTTCTATTCAGCAATTCAAGATTTCCGGATGGGTGTTCCAGGTATGCTAATGCAAATCTTTGGTGGCTTTCTTTTAATTAAATATTTAATCCGTAAATAACTAAATAAAGAATTTATTATGAGGAATTTAGGGTTCGGGCTTATGCGTTTGCCACTGAAAGATCAGAATGATCAGTCCAGCATCGACATGGAGACTATGAACAAAATGGTGGATACTTTCCTGGAAAGAGGTTTTACTTACTTTGATACCGCATATATGTATCATGCGTTTAAGAGTGAAATTGCTGCAAGAGAGTCTTTGGTAAAACGTCATAAAAGAGATAGTTTTACTTTGGCAAGCAAACTGCCGGTAATGTTTCTGAAAACAAAAGAAGATCAGGAACAGATTTTTAATGAGCAGCTGGAGAAATGTGGCGTGGATTATTTTGATTATTATCTTCTTCATGCTTTGAGCATTTCACATTATAAGATAGCTCAGAATTTTGAATAGGTTTTACTTTGTATGTAAAAAAATAGAATCAAATATTGAAGATTATAGAAATAGGCAAAAGTATTTGATAACAAACTTATGAAACGCTTTCTTTTATATCTGATTGCGTTTATAGCTTCGGTTTTTGTGCAAGCGACGTCACAAAAACCGAAGCTATTTTTTATGAATGACTCTTGTAAGCTCGTAAAGTCCTGTTCCACAGATATCAGAGTTTATCTTTCTTGGTGAAAGTATTCTAAATCAATAACTATCAAAGAACTTCTGGATCTAAGGTGACATAACACGAGTTCCAAAGCTGATAACTCATTATTTCACGGTAATCATTACCTCTCTTTTTGTGTGCCTCTCCTTTATCCATACAAAACTTATTGATGCTATTCGTTGTTTATACATAATATAAATAAGATAACAGTTATGGAATATGAACTAGCAATTATAGGTGGCGGACCTGCAGGCTATAACGCTGCGGAAAGAGCTGCTGCAAACGGACTGAAAACAGTTCTTTTTGAGAAGAATGCAATTGGAGGGGTATGCCTCAATGAAGGTTGCATTCCTACCAAAACATTGTTATATTCAGCAAAGATTCTGGATAATATAAAAAGTGCTTCAAAATATGGAATCCTCGTAGATGGCAATCCTACTTTTGACTTTGAGAAAATTATGAGTCGCAAGAATAAAGTAGTCAAGAAACTTACTTCCGGAGTTGATATGAAGTTGAAAGCTCATGGTGTTCATATTGTGGAGGGTACAGCTACTGTTTTGGGTGAAAAGGATGAGGCAATCAATATATTTTGTAATAATGAGGTATATCCAGTAAAGTATTTGTTGCTCTGTGCCGGCTCCGAAACAGTAATTCCTCCTATTAAAGGTTTATCCGAAACCGAGTACTGGACTTCAAAAGAAGCTCTGGAGCTCAAAGTATTACCAAATTCTCTAGCCATTATAGGAGGAGGAGTAATCGGAATGGAGTTTGCCTCATTTTTCAACAGCATGGGTGTTAAAGTTACCGTTATTGAAATGATGCCTGAAATACTGGGAGTAATGGATAAGGAAATATCTGCTATGCTTAGGGCTGATTACACCAAGAAGGGTGTACGCTTTTTAGTTGACACGAAAGTTACGGAAGTATCTGCCGGTAAAGTCTTTGTTGAAAGGAATGGTAAGCCCGAAACAATAGACGTTGAAAAGATTCTGATGAGTGTAGGGCGAAGGCCCGTTACTGCAAATTTAGGAATTGAGAAGCTCAATATTGAACTTCAGAGAAGCGGAGTGAAAGTTAATGAGTTTATGCAGACAAGTCACCCCCGTGTTTATGCCTGTGGTGATATAACTGGTTATTCTTTACTTGCACATACCGCTATTCGCGAGGGCGAAGTGGCTGTCAACCATATCCTGGGTATAGACGATAAAATGAATTACGATGCTATTCCCGGAGTAGTATATACTAATCCAGAACTCGCAGGAACAGGAAAAACGGAAGAAGAGTTAACTGCAAGTGGCATCAATTATCATGTACTGAAACTACCCATGGCCTATTCCGGACGATTCGTTGCTGAAAATGAGCAAGGCAACGGACTCTGTAAACTGATAACAGATGATGATGATCGCATAATAGGATTTCATCTGTTAGGCAATCCGGCATCGGAGCTGATTATGAGCATGAGTATGGCTATTGAGAAAGGATATACGGTAGATGAACTGAAGAAACAGATATTCCCGCATCCCACAGTCAGTGAAATTATTCGTGAGACTCTGTTTGCATAGTAAGTTAAACCCATTTATAATCAATAAATATGCTCTGCATAAATAATTCGCATACCGATGCCTGTTTCAATCTGGCTGCAGAAGAATACCTCCTTCGTTCTTTCTCAGAAAATATTTTTATGCTATGGCAGAATGAGCCATCGGTCATTGTAGGTAAACATCAGAATGTATGGGCTGAGGTAAACCTGGATTTTGTAAGAGACAATCACATAAAAGTGGTTCGTCGGTATTCGGGAGGTGGGGCAGTATATCACGATGCCGGTAATCTTAACTTTACCTTTATTGAAAACAGTAGCAATACCGATTTCAATAAATACGCAACTCAGATTCAGAACCTTCTTAAAGAGATAGGAATAGATGCAAAGGCAGATGAACGAAGAGCACTTACTCTCAACGGTTTAAAGATATCCGGAAGTGCACAGTGTATTCATAAGAACAGAGTGATGTATCATGCAACACTCCTTTTCTCAACAAATCTGGCAAATCTGTCCGCTGCTTTATTGCCCCATCCTTCGCAGCTTGATAACAAAGAAGCAAATCAACGTCCTGTTTACGTAAAATCAGTCCGGAGTCTGGTAACCAATATCCGGGAATATATACCCGGCTCAATGCAAATCAATGATTTAAAAAATGTGATAATGAATTATTTTATAGACAACAAGACAGATAACAATACATATACTTTTAACAAAAAAGATATAGAAGCCATCAGGCAGTTAAGAGAGGAGAAGTATTCCACTTCCAACTGGATTTTTAATGCATCATATTTTAAATAAAAATTATTAGCTATGGCTACATTTGAAATAAAAATGCCCAAACTGGGCGAAAGTATTACTGAAGGTACCATTATGACATGGTCAGTAAAAGTAGGCGATATTATTAAAGAAGACGATATATTGTTTGAAGTGAGCACAGCCAAGGTGAGTGCTGAAATTCCTTCTCCGGTAGATGGAAAGATTCTAAAACTTCTTTTCAAGGAAGGAGATACTGTTGCAGTAGGTACTGTGGTTGCTATTGTACAACTTGATGGCGATTCTGATGAAGAGATTGCCGTAACATCTGCAAGCTCTGCTGCACCAATAAAGACTGTAAAGGAAGAGGATGCCAGATGGCTTTCTCCTATTGTACTTCAGATTGCTCAGGAAGCACAACTGTCTCAGGAAGAGTTGGATAGTATTCCTGGTACAGGCTATTCAGGACGATTAAGTAAAAAAGATATTAAAGACTATGTAGATCAGAAAAAGAAAGGTGTTCAACCGTCTGTTCATACTGCAGAGCCAAAAGCTGTTGCTGAGGCAAAACAAACTGTTGAGGCTAAACTGGTAGCAGAGGTTAAACCCGCCATTGAATCTAAGACTGCAACAGTCAGTGAAACAAAGTCGGCATCGTCTCTGTTACCTCCAATTCCTGTATCTGAGGGTGATGAGATTGTTGAGATGGACTTTGTCCGCCGTATAATTGCCGATCATATGGTCCTTTCTAAGAATGTATCGCCCCATGTTACTACCGTGGTTGAGGTTGATGTAACCAAGCTTGTCCGTTGGCGTGAGCGCAATAAAGAGGCCTTTGCACGTCGTGAAGGTATACCACTTACATACATGCCGGCTATTGTGGAAGCCGTAACGAAAGCATTGCAGGAATTCCGTTATGTAAATGCTTCGGTTGATGGTTATCGCATGATTCTGAAGAAAAAAATAAATATTGGTGTTGCGGTATCACTCAATGATGGAAACCTTATTGTTCCTGTTATTCATAATGCAGATAAGTTAAGCCTAAGCGGACTTGCCGGCAGTATAGATACTCTTGCCGCCAAAGCCCGTAGTAATAAACTTTCCCCCGATGATATTCAGGGTGGAACTTTCACCATTACTAACTTTGGTACTTTCAAGAATATCATAGGTACACCTATCATTAATCAACCGGAGGTAGCTATCCTTGGCGTAGGCTATATTGAGAAAAAACCTTCTGTGGTAGAAACTCCCGAAGGGGATACTATTGCTATCCGTCACAAGATGTATCTTTCACTTTCTTATGATCACCGTATTGTGAATGGTGCTATGGGAGGTGCTTTTCTGAAACGCATTGCTGATTATCTGGAAAACTGGAATGCATGATTTACTGATTGATCGTAATTTTTAAAGAAAGAATAAAATGAAAAAGTTCGATATAAAGACAACTGATAAAGCGACTCTCAAAAAATGGTACCATCTGATGACGCTTGGCAGAGCAATTGATGAGAAAGCACCTGCCTATTTATTGCAATCATTGGGGTGGTCGTTTCACGCACCTTATGCCGGGCATGATGGTATTCAGCTTGCTATGGGGCAAGTCTTTACAAAAGGGGAAGATTTCTTGTTCCCTTATTACCGTGATATGCTTGCTGCGCTTTCTGCTGGAATGACTGCAGAGGAGATAATCCTCAACGGACTGTCAAAAGCAACCGACCTCACAAGTGGAGGACGACACATGTCCAATCATTTTGCAAAGATGGAGTGGAACATTGAGAATATTTCATCGGCCACAGGTACTCAGGATCTTCATGCTGTTGGTGTGGCTCGTGCGATGGTCTATTATGGTCATAAAGGAGTGGTCATTACTTCTCATGGCGAGGCTTCAGTATCCGAAGGGTTTGTTTATGAAGCTATAAACGGGGCAAGTACAGAATGTTTACCTGTAATCTTCGTAATTCAGGATAACGGTTTTGGTATATCTGTTCCTAAAAAAGATCAGACTGCTAATCGTAAGGTTGCTGCCAACTTTTCCGGATTCAAGAATCTCAAAATCATTTATTGCAATGGAAAAGATGTGTTCGATTCCGTGAATGCCATGACCGAGGCCCGTGAATATGCTATCTCCACACATAATCCTGTTATTGTTCATGCAAACTGTGTGCGTATTGGTTCACACTCCAATTCCGATAAACAGACACTATATCGTGATGAAAATGAATTATCTTATGTGAAAGCTGCCGATCCGCTATACAAATTCCGGCGGATGTTATTGCGTTACGAGCGGTTTACGGAGGATGAACTTAAGAAGATTGAGGAAGAAGCAAAGAAAGAGCTGAGTGCATCCAATAAGAAAGCCATTGCTGCACCCGATCCTGACGCATCAACGGTTCTCGATTTTGTACTTCCTGAACCTTATCTGCCTAAAGTCTACACCGATGGAACTCACAACAAGGAGGGAGAAAAGAC of the uncultured Bacteroides sp. genome contains:
- the lpdA gene encoding dihydrolipoyl dehydrogenase — protein: MEYELAIIGGGPAGYNAAERAAANGLKTVLFEKNAIGGVCLNEGCIPTKTLLYSAKILDNIKSASKYGILVDGNPTFDFEKIMSRKNKVVKKLTSGVDMKLKAHGVHIVEGTATVLGEKDEAINIFCNNEVYPVKYLLLCAGSETVIPPIKGLSETEYWTSKEALELKVLPNSLAIIGGGVIGMEFASFFNSMGVKVTVIEMMPEILGVMDKEISAMLRADYTKKGVRFLVDTKVTEVSAGKVFVERNGKPETIDVEKILMSVGRRPVTANLGIEKLNIELQRSGVKVNEFMQTSHPRVYACGDITGYSLLAHTAIREGEVAVNHILGIDDKMNYDAIPGVVYTNPELAGTGKTEEELTASGINYHVLKLPMAYSGRFVAENEQGNGLCKLITDDDDRIIGFHLLGNPASELIMSMSMAIEKGYTVDELKKQIFPHPTVSEIIRETLFA
- a CDS encoding lipoate--protein ligase family protein — its product is MLCINNSHTDACFNLAAEEYLLRSFSENIFMLWQNEPSVIVGKHQNVWAEVNLDFVRDNHIKVVRRYSGGGAVYHDAGNLNFTFIENSSNTDFNKYATQIQNLLKEIGIDAKADERRALTLNGLKISGSAQCIHKNRVMYHATLLFSTNLANLSAALLPHPSQLDNKEANQRPVYVKSVRSLVTNIREYIPGSMQINDLKNVIMNYFIDNKTDNNTYTFNKKDIEAIRQLREEKYSTSNWIFNASYFK
- a CDS encoding dihydrolipoamide acetyltransferase family protein; the protein is MATFEIKMPKLGESITEGTIMTWSVKVGDIIKEDDILFEVSTAKVSAEIPSPVDGKILKLLFKEGDTVAVGTVVAIVQLDGDSDEEIAVTSASSAAPIKTVKEEDARWLSPIVLQIAQEAQLSQEELDSIPGTGYSGRLSKKDIKDYVDQKKKGVQPSVHTAEPKAVAEAKQTVEAKLVAEVKPAIESKTATVSETKSASSLLPPIPVSEGDEIVEMDFVRRIIADHMVLSKNVSPHVTTVVEVDVTKLVRWRERNKEAFARREGIPLTYMPAIVEAVTKALQEFRYVNASVDGYRMILKKKINIGVAVSLNDGNLIVPVIHNADKLSLSGLAGSIDTLAAKARSNKLSPDDIQGGTFTITNFGTFKNIIGTPIINQPEVAILGVGYIEKKPSVVETPEGDTIAIRHKMYLSLSYDHRIVNGAMGGAFLKRIADYLENWNA
- a CDS encoding thiamine pyrophosphate-dependent enzyme, whose amino-acid sequence is MKKFDIKTTDKATLKKWYHLMTLGRAIDEKAPAYLLQSLGWSFHAPYAGHDGIQLAMGQVFTKGEDFLFPYYRDMLAALSAGMTAEEIILNGLSKATDLTSGGRHMSNHFAKMEWNIENISSATGTQDLHAVGVARAMVYYGHKGVVITSHGEASVSEGFVYEAINGASTECLPVIFVIQDNGFGISVPKKDQTANRKVAANFSGFKNLKIIYCNGKDVFDSVNAMTEAREYAISTHNPVIVHANCVRIGSHSNSDKQTLYRDENELSYVKAADPLYKFRRMLLRYERFTEDELKKIEEEAKKELSASNKKAIAAPDPDASTVLDFVLPEPYLPKVYTDGTHNKEGEKTNLVTAINETLKAEFRYNPDTFLWGQDVANKDKGGVFNVTKGLQQEFGIKRVFNAPIAEDYIIGTANGMSRFDPKIRIVIEGAEFADYFWPGVEQYVECTHEYWRSNGQFVPNVTVRLASGGYIGGGLYHSQTLEGALTTLPGARIVYPSFADDAAGLLRTSMRSKGFTLFLEPKALYNAVEAATVVPDDFEVPFGKARIRREGTDLSIITYGNTTHFCLAVAERLAKEHNWSVEVIDLRSLIPLDKETIFESVKKTSKVLVVHEDKVFSGFGAEIAAMIGTEMFRYLDAPIQRVGSIFTPVGFHPNFEKAILPGEDRIYKAAKELLEY